A region from the Thermanaeromonas toyohensis ToBE genome encodes:
- a CDS encoding CoB--CoM heterodisulfide reductase iron-sulfur subunit B family protein, whose product MLFGYYPGCSLHSTAAEYDASTRAVFQALNIPLKEVPDWNCCGATSGHSLNTYLSHSLALRNLVLAEGVAPHLVVPCAACYNALRSTQAFLESGEKEAKKLKEDINSFMGREYKGVLKVHHLLEVLGAPEVLSLLKEKQKVSLAGLKPAAYYGCLLTRPPKIVNFEANAEQPQLMDRLLKALGAEPVSWSHKTECCGASLSIPAAEIVYELVKKIVQAAVRAGANVLVTACPLCQTNLDTRQPEGYNLPVLYISEILGLALGISAPWLNKHIIDPSPVLKSCNLSLTA is encoded by the coding sequence GTGCTTTTCGGTTACTATCCAGGGTGTTCCCTTCATTCCACGGCGGCAGAATATGATGCTTCTACCCGCGCTGTATTTCAGGCTTTAAATATACCCCTTAAAGAGGTCCCTGATTGGAACTGTTGTGGCGCTACTTCTGGGCACTCCCTCAACACCTATTTATCCCACTCCCTAGCCTTGCGCAACCTGGTGCTAGCTGAAGGAGTAGCTCCTCATCTGGTTGTACCTTGTGCCGCATGTTACAATGCCTTACGTTCCACCCAGGCCTTCCTGGAGAGCGGGGAAAAAGAAGCAAAGAAACTTAAGGAGGATATAAATTCCTTTATGGGCCGGGAGTATAAGGGCGTTCTAAAGGTACACCACCTCCTGGAGGTTTTGGGAGCGCCCGAGGTCTTATCTTTGCTTAAGGAAAAGCAAAAAGTGTCCTTGGCAGGACTTAAACCGGCCGCCTATTATGGTTGCCTTTTAACACGGCCACCAAAAATAGTAAACTTTGAAGCTAATGCTGAGCAACCCCAGCTTATGGACCGCTTGCTTAAAGCTTTAGGGGCCGAACCTGTATCTTGGAGTCACAAAACTGAATGTTGCGGAGCTAGCTTATCTATTCCTGCTGCGGAAATAGTATATGAGTTGGTAAAGAAGATTGTGCAAGCCGCCGTGAGGGCAGGAGCCAATGTTCTGGTGACCGCCTGCCCCTTATGTCAAACTAACCTGGACACTAGGCAGCCGGAAGGCTATAACCTCCCGGTGCTCTATATAAGCGAAATATTGGGGCTAGCCCTAGGTATCTCAGCACCCTGGTTGAACAAGCACATAATCGATCCTTCCCCGGTATTAAAAAGCTGTAACCTAAGCCTTACTGCCTGA
- a CDS encoding methyltetrahydrofolate cobalamin methyltransferase translates to MLIIGERINGMFNDIKRAIQERDPAPVQEWARRQEQAGARALDLNVGPAVEDKVGAMKWLIEVVQEVSDLTLCLDTTNIKAIEEGLKLCKKPAIINSTSADREKIEKLFPLAVEHGASLIGLTMNKNGIPKDADTRLALAMELVAAADEFGLPMEDLYIDPLILPANVAQDHAPEVLKTLYQVKLLANPAPKTVLGISNVSQNCQDRPLLNRTFLAMAMACGLDAAIVDACDEELMATAAAAEVLRNRTVYCDSFVKVFKSQ, encoded by the coding sequence ATGCTTATTATAGGCGAACGTATTAACGGGATGTTCAATGACATCAAGCGGGCCATCCAAGAGCGCGATCCGGCTCCCGTCCAGGAATGGGCCCGGCGGCAGGAACAAGCCGGGGCCCGGGCCCTGGATCTTAACGTGGGCCCGGCAGTAGAGGATAAGGTAGGAGCCATGAAATGGCTGATAGAAGTGGTTCAGGAGGTGAGCGACCTTACCCTCTGTTTAGATACCACCAATATCAAGGCCATCGAAGAGGGGCTTAAACTCTGCAAAAAACCCGCCATTATAAACTCCACCAGCGCAGATAGGGAAAAAATAGAGAAGCTCTTTCCCTTGGCTGTAGAGCATGGGGCTTCCCTTATCGGACTTACCATGAATAAGAATGGCATCCCCAAGGATGCTGATACGCGTCTGGCTTTGGCTATGGAATTGGTGGCTGCTGCAGATGAGTTCGGTCTACCTATGGAAGATCTATACATTGATCCCCTTATCTTGCCAGCCAATGTGGCCCAGGATCATGCCCCGGAGGTTCTGAAAACTCTTTACCAAGTGAAGCTGCTCGCCAATCCGGCCCCCAAGACGGTATTAGGTATAAGCAATGTTTCCCAAAACTGTCAGGACCGGCCGCTCCTCAACCGTACCTTCTTGGCCATGGCCATGGCCTGCGGTCTGGACGCTGCCATTGTAGATGCATGCGATGAAGAGCTCATGGCTACCGCAGCTGCAGCCGAAGTTCTTCGCAACCGTACAGTATACTGTGATTCCTTTGTGAAGGTGTTTAAGAGCCAATAA
- a CDS encoding 4Fe-4S dicluster domain-containing protein: MLENRVLPQPHLLSWVQETSGQPVTRCYQCYKCTGGCPVAAFMDILPHQIIRYLNLGLEEELLKSKAIWLCASCHTCKARCPNGIDIAGVNDALKARVLSRGVPPASPMVAAFHQEFLASVERYGRVHELGLVMAYKLKSRDYWKDLSLGLKMFRKGKFRLWPHRVQKKEELQAIFKRARGEA; encoded by the coding sequence TTGCTAGAAAATAGGGTGCTGCCGCAACCCCACCTTCTGAGTTGGGTACAAGAAACCTCTGGTCAGCCGGTCACCCGGTGTTATCAATGTTATAAATGTACCGGCGGTTGTCCTGTGGCAGCTTTTATGGACATTTTACCCCACCAAATAATCCGGTATCTAAACTTAGGGCTGGAGGAGGAACTTTTAAAAAGTAAAGCCATATGGCTTTGCGCCAGTTGCCACACGTGCAAGGCCAGGTGCCCTAACGGTATAGATATTGCCGGTGTGAACGATGCTTTAAAGGCCCGAGTCCTATCCCGGGGAGTACCTCCTGCTTCCCCGATGGTTGCGGCCTTCCATCAAGAGTTCCTGGCTTCCGTAGAAAGGTATGGGCGGGTCCATGAATTAGGCTTGGTTATGGCTTATAAATTAAAGAGCCGCGATTACTGGAAGGATCTATCCCTAGGGCTAAAAATGTTCCGCAAAGGTAAATTTAGACTTTGGCCCCATCGCGTACAAAAAAAAGAAGAACTTCAAGCTATTTTTAAAAGGGCAAGGGGAGAGGCCTAG
- the cdhD gene encoding CO dehydrogenase/acetyl-CoA synthase subunit delta → MPVQLLKEKSRASVQKVTLGATKEEGGTRTHTITIGGDAALPFHHFEGEIPHRPVVAMEVQDIEPDWPDALKKCFADVMKEPGRWAEKCVKEYGADLIYLKLDGADPEGANRSVEQCVAAVKEVLQAVGVPLIVVGCGEVEKDKEVLEAVAEAAAGENLLLGNAEQDNYKSLTAACLVHKHNIIARSPLDINICKQLNILITEMNMPPNRIVIDPSIGSLGYGIEYAYSIMERTRLGALQGDRMLSMPVLCTVGYEAWRTKEAVAPVTDFPGWGDTEERGILWEAVTAAALLQAGAHLLLMRHPKAVALVKDNIEKLMESNAY, encoded by the coding sequence ATGCCTGTACAACTCCTTAAAGAAAAAAGCCGGGCGAGTGTCCAGAAAGTGACTTTAGGAGCTACTAAAGAGGAAGGAGGTACCCGTACCCATACCATAACCATTGGTGGGGACGCAGCATTACCTTTTCATCATTTTGAGGGAGAAATACCCCACCGGCCGGTGGTTGCCATGGAGGTACAAGATATAGAGCCGGACTGGCCGGACGCTTTGAAAAAATGCTTTGCGGACGTGATGAAGGAGCCCGGGCGTTGGGCAGAAAAATGTGTCAAGGAATATGGTGCTGACCTTATCTATCTTAAACTGGATGGGGCTGACCCCGAAGGTGCCAACCGCTCTGTGGAGCAGTGTGTTGCTGCGGTAAAAGAAGTTTTGCAAGCTGTGGGAGTCCCCCTTATCGTGGTAGGTTGTGGGGAAGTAGAAAAGGATAAAGAGGTCCTGGAAGCGGTGGCCGAGGCTGCCGCGGGAGAAAACCTTCTGCTGGGGAACGCTGAGCAAGATAACTATAAATCTTTGACCGCTGCTTGCCTTGTGCACAAGCACAATATAATCGCTAGATCACCTTTAGATATTAACATCTGCAAGCAGCTCAATATTTTAATTACAGAAATGAACATGCCTCCTAATCGGATAGTAATCGATCCTTCCATTGGTAGTCTAGGCTACGGTATTGAATATGCCTACTCCATCATGGAGCGTACACGCCTAGGGGCCCTTCAAGGGGACCGGATGCTATCCATGCCAGTGTTATGTACAGTAGGGTATGAGGCCTGGCGCACTAAAGAAGCTGTAGCTCCAGTCACTGACTTTCCCGGCTGGGGAGATACCGAGGAACGGGGGATCTTATGGGAAGCAGTTACCGCAGCTGCTTTACTTCAGGCGGGAGCCCACCTTCTTCTTATGCGCCATCCCAAGGCTGTGGCCTTGGTTAAGGACAATATTGAAAAGTTAATGGAAAGTAATGCCTATTAA